The Pricia mediterranea genome includes a window with the following:
- the rpsO gene encoding 30S ribosomal protein S15, which produces MYLTKEVKADIFQKYGGKAENTGSTEGQIALFTHRINHLSGHLKSNQKDYNTERSLVRLVGKRRDLLDYLMKKDVVRYRELIKELKIRK; this is translated from the coding sequence ATGTATTTAACCAAGGAAGTAAAAGCCGACATCTTTCAAAAGTATGGCGGAAAAGCGGAGAACACAGGTTCTACCGAAGGGCAAATCGCCCTGTTCACCCATCGAATCAACCACCTTTCGGGGCATTTGAAAAGCAATCAGAAGGATTACAATACCGAGCGCTCGCTGGTTCGATTGGTAGGTAAAAGACGTGATCTTCTCGATTATTTGATGAAAAAGGATGTTGTTCGCTATCGTGAACTTATCAAAGAACTCAAAATCAGGAAATAA
- a CDS encoding polyribonucleotide nucleotidyltransferase: MIPEVFKEVIDLGDGREISIETGKLAKQAHGSVVVQSGKCMLLCTVVSNYEQKDLPFLPLTVDYREKFAASGRYPGGFFKREARPSDGEILTMRLVDRVLRPLFPKDYHAETQVMIQLMSHDDDVMPDAMAGLAASAAIQLSDFPFECAISEARVGRVNGEFIINPSRSQLLESDIDMIIGASADSVMMVEGEMDEISEEDMVEAIKFAHEAIKKQIDAQMKLADAFGRKEVREYEQASEDKELEKKIHELAYDRVYEVAKAGSSKHERSEAFASIKEDIKAGYSEEELEEKGDLISDYYRKAEKAAIRDLTLNESQRLDGRKTDEIRPIWCEVDYLPSTHGSALFTRGETQALATVTLGTSREANQIDMPSYEGEETFYLHYNFPPFCTGEARPIRGTSRREIGHGNLAQRALKGMIPDDCPYTVRVVSEVLESNGSSSMATVCAGTMGLMDAGVQLKKPVSGIAMGMISDGDSGKYAILSDILGDEDHLGDMDFKVTGTADGITACQMDIKVKGLSYEILVKALQQARDGRLHILEKLTDAIAEPREDVKPHAPKMVTTVIPNEFIGALIGPGGKVIQELQKETDTTIVINEDPVTEEGIVEILGTNQDGIDAVLAKIDSLMFKPEEGSVYEVKVIKMLDFGAVVEYTDAPGNEILLHVSELAWERTENVSDVVNMGDVFDVKYMGIDRRTKKDRVSRKVLQPKPEGFKERPPRSNDRGRGRDDRRGGRDNRDRKPRRDRD; encoded by the coding sequence ATGATTCCAGAAGTATTTAAAGAGGTCATCGACCTCGGTGACGGTAGGGAAATCTCTATCGAGACCGGCAAATTGGCAAAGCAGGCCCACGGGTCCGTTGTTGTACAGTCCGGAAAATGTATGCTATTGTGTACTGTCGTATCCAATTACGAACAAAAAGACCTTCCCTTTCTGCCGCTAACGGTAGATTACCGTGAAAAATTTGCGGCTTCCGGCCGCTATCCAGGTGGCTTCTTTAAGAGGGAAGCTCGGCCCAGTGATGGCGAAATATTGACCATGCGCTTGGTGGACCGTGTTTTGCGTCCGCTTTTCCCCAAAGATTACCACGCCGAGACCCAGGTGATGATTCAACTAATGTCTCACGACGATGATGTCATGCCTGATGCCATGGCCGGCTTGGCCGCTTCGGCCGCCATCCAACTGTCCGATTTCCCATTTGAATGCGCCATTTCCGAAGCACGCGTAGGTCGGGTGAACGGAGAGTTTATTATCAATCCGAGCCGTTCGCAATTGCTTGAAAGCGATATCGATATGATTATCGGTGCCTCTGCCGACTCTGTAATGATGGTGGAAGGCGAGATGGACGAGATTTCCGAAGAGGATATGGTCGAAGCCATCAAATTCGCCCATGAGGCAATCAAAAAACAGATCGATGCCCAAATGAAACTCGCCGACGCCTTCGGTAGAAAGGAAGTTCGCGAATATGAGCAAGCATCGGAGGACAAGGAGCTGGAGAAGAAAATCCACGAGCTTGCCTACGATAGAGTATACGAAGTTGCCAAGGCCGGTTCTTCCAAACACGAAAGAAGCGAGGCTTTTGCCAGCATTAAAGAAGACATCAAAGCGGGTTATTCCGAAGAAGAGTTGGAAGAAAAAGGCGATTTGATTTCCGATTACTATCGCAAAGCCGAAAAAGCGGCGATCAGGGATCTGACCCTCAACGAGAGCCAACGCCTAGACGGTAGAAAGACCGATGAAATAAGGCCCATCTGGTGCGAGGTCGATTATTTGCCCTCTACCCACGGCTCCGCCCTATTTACACGAGGGGAGACCCAAGCTCTGGCCACGGTTACCCTCGGCACCTCAAGGGAGGCAAATCAGATCGATATGCCATCCTACGAAGGAGAGGAAACCTTTTACCTTCATTATAACTTCCCTCCTTTCTGTACCGGCGAGGCCCGGCCCATCCGAGGTACGTCCCGTAGGGAAATCGGCCACGGAAACTTGGCCCAGCGTGCCTTGAAAGGTATGATACCCGATGACTGTCCGTATACTGTAAGAGTGGTTTCCGAAGTGTTGGAAAGCAACGGATCTTCTTCCATGGCCACTGTTTGCGCTGGTACCATGGGCTTGATGGATGCCGGGGTACAATTAAAAAAACCAGTTTCAGGAATCGCAATGGGAATGATTTCCGATGGGGATTCCGGAAAGTACGCCATACTGTCGGATATCCTTGGGGACGAAGACCACCTTGGTGATATGGACTTCAAAGTCACCGGTACCGCCGATGGCATTACCGCCTGTCAAATGGATATCAAGGTCAAGGGACTTTCTTATGAAATCTTGGTCAAGGCCCTGCAACAAGCTCGTGACGGCAGGTTGCACATCCTAGAGAAATTGACCGACGCCATTGCGGAACCAAGGGAAGATGTGAAGCCACATGCCCCTAAAATGGTCACTACCGTAATTCCAAATGAGTTTATCGGTGCCTTGATCGGCCCTGGTGGAAAAGTGATACAAGAACTGCAGAAAGAGACCGATACGACCATCGTCATCAACGAAGACCCAGTGACCGAAGAGGGAATTGTTGAGATTTTGGGAACGAACCAAGATGGGATCGATGCCGTATTGGCCAAAATCGATTCCCTGATGTTCAAGCCTGAAGAAGGCAGTGTTTACGAGGTAAAGGTCATTAAGATGCTTGATTTCGGTGCCGTTGTGGAATACACCGATGCCCCGGGCAACGAGATTTTACTGCATGTGTCCGAACTCGCTTGGGAACGTACCGAAAACGTGTCCGACGTGGTCAATATGGGCGATGTCTTCGATGTCAAGTATATGGGCATCGATAGACGGACTAAAAAGGACCGTGTATCGCGAAAGGTTCTGCAACCCAAACCAGAAGGTTTTAAGGAACGTCCGCCCCGCAGCAATGACCGCGGCCGTGGTCGGGATGACCGCCGAGGTGGAAGGGACAACCGCGATCGCAAGCCGAGACGCGATAGAGATTAG
- a CDS encoding sigma-70 family RNA polymerase sigma factor: MRQLKITKQVTNRETASLDKYLQEIGKVDLITADEEVELAQRIKKGDQIALEKLTKANLRFVVSVAKQYQNQGLTLPDLINEGNLGLIKAAQRFDETRGFKFISYAVWWIRQSILQALAEQSRIVRLPLNKIGSINKINKTFAFLEQAHERMPSPEEIAKELDMTVEDVKQSLKNSGRHVSMDAPLIDGEDSNLYDVLRSGESPNPDKELLQESLRVEIERSLETLTPREADVIRLYFGLAGQHSMTLEEIGETFDLTRERVRQIKEKAIRRLKHTSRSKILKSYLG; encoded by the coding sequence ATGAGACAGTTAAAAATTACCAAACAGGTTACCAACAGGGAAACCGCATCATTGGACAAGTATTTGCAGGAAATTGGGAAAGTAGATCTGATTACTGCGGACGAAGAGGTCGAATTGGCACAGCGCATCAAGAAAGGCGACCAGATAGCCCTTGAAAAATTGACGAAAGCCAACCTTCGATTCGTGGTTTCGGTCGCCAAACAATATCAGAACCAAGGCCTTACCTTGCCGGATCTGATCAACGAGGGCAACCTCGGACTGATTAAAGCGGCGCAACGCTTCGACGAGACCCGAGGATTCAAATTTATATCCTACGCCGTGTGGTGGATCCGTCAGTCCATCTTGCAAGCCTTGGCCGAGCAGTCGCGTATCGTACGTTTGCCCCTGAACAAAATTGGTTCTATAAACAAAATCAACAAGACGTTTGCGTTTTTGGAGCAAGCCCACGAACGCATGCCCAGTCCCGAAGAAATTGCGAAGGAGCTGGATATGACCGTCGAAGACGTAAAGCAGTCCCTGAAAAACTCAGGGCGACATGTTTCTATGGATGCGCCCTTGATCGATGGTGAGGACTCCAATCTCTACGATGTACTTCGCAGTGGCGAATCGCCCAATCCGGATAAAGAACTATTGCAAGAATCCCTTCGGGTAGAAATCGAGCGCTCTTTGGAGACTTTGACCCCAAGGGAGGCCGATGTCATCCGCCTGTATTTCGGTCTTGCCGGACAACATTCGATGACCTTGGAGGAAATCGGGGAAACCTTTGACCTGACTCGCGAACGGGTACGCCAAATCAAGGAAAAAGCAATTCGCCGTCTTAAGCACACCTCGCGAAGCAAAATTTTAAAGTCTTATCTGGGATAG
- a CDS encoding VF530 family protein, with translation MKDHTSKQPNNPLHGVKLADILEQLTEKYTWDELAERIDINCFKSNPSIKSSLKFLRRTPWAREKVERLYLKTL, from the coding sequence ATGAAAGACCACACATCTAAACAGCCCAATAACCCCCTGCACGGCGTCAAACTAGCGGATATTCTTGAACAGCTCACCGAAAAGTATACTTGGGACGAGCTTGCGGAGCGAATCGACATCAACTGTTTTAAGTCCAATCCCTCCATTAAATCCTCATTGAAATTTTTACGGCGGACTCCTTGGGCACGGGAAAAAGTGGAACGACTCTATCTGAAAACACTCTAA
- a CDS encoding tRNA (cytidine(34)-2'-O)-methyltransferase: MALHIVLVEPEIPNNTGNIGRLALATGSHLHLIKPFGFELSDKRLKRAGLDYWQHLSVSVYENTDEFFGTHRDKKMAFFSSHGVRNYWSLDFTDGLFLIFGKEASGLAPEIAKEYEDRLFKIPMFSEHIRSLNLANAVGIVVYEGLRQFALP; the protein is encoded by the coding sequence ATGGCGCTCCATATAGTTCTCGTCGAACCCGAAATCCCCAATAATACCGGTAACATCGGACGCCTGGCGTTAGCCACCGGCTCTCATTTACACCTCATAAAGCCATTCGGATTCGAATTGAGCGACAAGCGTTTGAAACGGGCGGGGCTCGATTATTGGCAACATCTGTCCGTATCGGTTTATGAAAATACGGATGAATTTTTTGGCACGCATCGGGACAAAAAAATGGCATTTTTCTCCAGTCATGGCGTACGGAACTACTGGTCCCTCGATTTCACGGACGGACTTTTTCTGATTTTCGGGAAGGAGGCCTCAGGGCTTGCCCCGGAGATAGCGAAAGAATACGAAGATAGGCTCTTCAAGATTCCGATGTTCAGCGAGCATATTCGCAGTTTGAATCTGGCCAATGCCGTGGGTATTGTAGTGTATGAGGGACTAAGGCAGTTCGCGTTGCCATAA
- a CDS encoding succinylglutamate desuccinylase/aspartoacylase domain-containing protein has translation MDENRIIGTYGTDNEGPLLFISAGIHGNEPSGVVALEKVIDLLEREKPEISGKVVGVYGNRTALEKGVRYIDEDLNRTWTERNVEAQKKDSNEKKEMFEIIDVLECQSRDGYRKRYFLDCHTTSSDSLPYISVQEVGENDAWAHRFPVHIIRGFSDIVFGCIDHYLSRIGLTGFVFEGGQHQSPDAIRYHEGMIWLALVEACGLDLERLSEFPQAVEKTTDQRRDQKTFEIIHRHSLEDDDRFAMEPGYENFQTIEKGELLATHNGKKIISRWNAHIFMPLYQTQGNDGFFVVEEVEVE, from the coding sequence ATGGACGAAAATAGAATTATAGGAACCTATGGAACCGACAATGAGGGGCCGCTGTTGTTCATTTCCGCCGGTATCCACGGTAATGAACCGAGCGGGGTGGTAGCCCTTGAAAAAGTGATCGACCTACTAGAAAGGGAAAAACCTGAAATTTCCGGCAAGGTGGTCGGGGTCTACGGTAACCGTACGGCCTTGGAGAAAGGAGTGAGGTACATAGACGAAGACCTGAACCGGACCTGGACGGAAAGGAATGTGGAAGCACAGAAAAAGGATTCCAACGAAAAGAAGGAAATGTTCGAAATCATCGACGTCCTCGAGTGCCAATCAAGAGACGGGTATCGCAAAAGGTACTTTTTAGATTGTCACACTACCTCTTCCGACAGTCTGCCTTATATCTCCGTGCAGGAGGTGGGTGAAAACGATGCCTGGGCGCACCGCTTTCCCGTGCATATCATCCGGGGTTTTTCTGATATCGTCTTTGGATGTATCGACCACTATCTGAGCCGGATCGGGTTGACAGGCTTCGTTTTCGAGGGAGGCCAGCATCAGAGTCCGGATGCAATCCGATATCATGAGGGAATGATCTGGCTGGCATTGGTCGAGGCCTGTGGATTGGATTTGGAGCGTCTTTCCGAATTTCCCCAAGCCGTAGAAAAAACGACCGATCAAAGAAGGGATCAGAAGACCTTTGAAATTATTCATCGGCACAGCCTTGAAGATGATGACCGGTTTGCGATGGAGCCAGGTTACGAAAATTTTCAGACCATTGAAAAAGGCGAGCTTCTGGCCACGCACAACGGAAAGAAAATTATAAGTCGATGGAATGCCCATATCTTTATGCCGTTGTACCAGACGCAAGGAAACGATGGGTTTTTTGTGGTGGAAGAAGTCGAGGTTGAATAA
- a CDS encoding glutathione synthase, protein MKICFVLSDLNKEYVGTSSAMLKKAFERDHTVYIMEVGGFNFVHGSPLDIRCKKIPKSLKDETHSDFLDQIKSDKLEWETISSDELEVLFVRNNPTEEPAHRKWAEHSGLAFARAIQQQGVLVLNDANAMAHSFIDKMYFEELPKAIKPKSVITRDKQVILDFWKDTNKKIVLKPLEGSGGQDIYLIGKEKANFEQITDALLHKGYVIAQEFLPGVSKGDVRVLLMNGKILEQDGELGLIRRINSDADEFRSNLALGGRAEKAELTPEIERIVELTGPKLIRDGFFFVGLDVVDDKLIEINCMSPGGLAYTEDTGLPDFSETVIESIERKVEYKQLNKNELSNKELATMD, encoded by the coding sequence ATGAAAATATGCTTTGTACTGAGTGATCTGAATAAGGAATACGTCGGCACCTCGTCCGCAATGTTAAAAAAAGCTTTTGAGCGAGACCACACCGTTTACATCATGGAGGTGGGAGGGTTTAATTTTGTACACGGGTCCCCCTTGGATATTCGATGCAAAAAAATCCCTAAATCCTTAAAAGATGAAACGCATTCCGATTTTTTGGACCAAATTAAGAGCGATAAATTGGAGTGGGAAACGATTTCTTCCGATGAGCTCGAAGTGCTTTTCGTTCGCAACAATCCCACCGAAGAGCCGGCGCACCGAAAATGGGCCGAGCATTCGGGACTCGCGTTTGCCAGGGCCATACAGCAGCAGGGGGTATTGGTGTTGAACGATGCCAATGCGATGGCACATTCATTCATCGACAAGATGTATTTTGAAGAACTGCCCAAGGCCATCAAACCAAAGAGTGTCATCACCCGCGATAAGCAGGTCATTCTCGATTTCTGGAAGGACACGAACAAAAAGATAGTACTAAAACCCCTAGAAGGCTCGGGCGGTCAGGATATTTATCTCATCGGAAAGGAAAAGGCCAATTTCGAACAGATTACGGATGCACTGCTCCATAAGGGCTATGTCATTGCCCAAGAATTTCTACCGGGCGTGAGCAAGGGGGATGTGCGTGTTCTTTTAATGAACGGAAAAATCTTGGAGCAGGACGGTGAGCTCGGACTGATACGCCGTATCAATTCCGATGCCGATGAATTTAGAAGTAATCTGGCCTTGGGAGGGAGGGCCGAAAAGGCCGAACTGACCCCGGAAATCGAACGGATCGTTGAGTTGACCGGTCCTAAATTGATTCGTGACGGTTTCTTCTTCGTAGGTCTGGACGTGGTCGACGATAAATTGATAGAAATTAATTGTATGAGTCCAGGAGGGCTCGCCTATACGGAAGATACCGGGCTGCCGGACTTTTCCGAGACGGTGATCGAATCCATCGAACGCAAGGTCGAGTACAAACAACTCAATAAAAATGAGCTCAGTAACAAGGAGCTGGCTACGATGGACTGA
- a CDS encoding flavohemoglobin expression-modulating QEGLA motif protein encodes MVYRKRKKDKNTLRLVKTAASYLILGSTETTEIKDFLENLLSKLAERFRSFLVVEIHEGALKSTEFLISGPYKKLPVTLDALFDGLSQIESRYGTELSARFSDIAEKTPDDIIPFFNTENLRTLGGTYIEIEVPPVYRDGTGTEFPVFFRKFRTRFAETVQEALFDFFRVQTNSKLASYHALGRREIHEEVLEIDKKINDIQNSYSFLLLVAPINISELRTRYFDNGCRHVGTYHYRLLPVDPDILKRKLYNLEIDRIDDPALAYIYDEKREEIDHELTMLKERGSRNFFYSSIRMYGTVSQDLLEEAEQILNEIPEVPDALRKPVMNVRDFERLAEREFDYFRKTAPDYSSKVHIRNDVNIMMVAQGELYLPADYNLTEMEAQALIQHELGTHALTYYNGSRQPLRQMAGGLAGYDALQEGIAVLAEYLADALGANRLRTLAGRVVAGDALSKDATFDEMFALLHIDHGFSKERSFDITSRMFQGGGFLKDIVYLKGLLALREHLSDGGALEPLLAGKFALKHLATIEDLTERGLLYPPKLKPRYLLSEACNQNLWKFREKLPLYRMV; translated from the coding sequence ATGGTATACCGAAAGCGGAAAAAAGATAAGAATACCTTACGCCTGGTGAAGACTGCGGCATCCTATCTGATTTTAGGATCAACCGAGACCACGGAAATCAAAGATTTTTTAGAAAACCTCCTGAGCAAATTAGCGGAAAGGTTTCGTTCGTTTCTGGTGGTTGAAATTCACGAAGGTGCCTTGAAAAGCACGGAATTTCTCATTTCAGGACCCTACAAAAAACTTCCTGTCACCTTGGACGCCCTGTTCGATGGACTTAGTCAAATCGAGTCCCGCTACGGGACCGAACTGTCTGCCAGGTTTTCTGATATTGCGGAAAAAACTCCTGATGATATCATACCTTTTTTCAATACCGAAAATCTCAGGACCCTGGGCGGCACCTACATCGAGATTGAGGTGCCCCCGGTCTATCGCGATGGAACGGGCACTGAATTCCCCGTATTCTTCAGAAAATTCAGAACTCGGTTCGCAGAAACCGTTCAAGAAGCGCTCTTCGATTTTTTTCGGGTCCAAACCAATTCAAAATTGGCCAGTTACCACGCGCTCGGCAGAAGAGAGATACACGAAGAGGTACTCGAGATCGATAAGAAGATTAATGATATACAGAATAGTTATTCCTTTCTGTTGTTGGTGGCGCCTATCAATATTTCGGAACTAAGAACGCGTTATTTCGACAATGGATGTCGGCATGTCGGCACCTATCATTATCGATTGCTGCCCGTTGATCCCGATATTCTGAAACGCAAATTGTACAATCTGGAAATTGACAGAATCGACGATCCGGCACTGGCCTATATCTACGACGAAAAGCGGGAGGAGATCGATCACGAATTGACCATGCTGAAAGAGCGGGGGTCACGGAATTTCTTTTACAGTAGTATCCGAATGTACGGCACGGTATCGCAAGACTTGCTTGAAGAAGCGGAACAAATTTTAAACGAAATACCGGAGGTGCCCGATGCGCTACGCAAACCTGTGATGAACGTCCGTGATTTTGAGCGTTTGGCCGAGCGGGAGTTCGATTATTTCAGGAAGACGGCCCCGGATTATTCCAGTAAAGTCCATATCAGGAATGACGTGAACATCATGATGGTGGCGCAAGGGGAGCTCTATCTTCCTGCGGACTACAATCTTACCGAGATGGAGGCGCAGGCCTTGATACAGCATGAATTGGGCACCCACGCCCTGACCTATTACAACGGGTCGCGGCAACCCTTGCGACAAATGGCGGGGGGCTTGGCAGGTTATGATGCCTTACAGGAAGGAATTGCGGTATTGGCCGAGTACCTAGCCGATGCCCTAGGGGCGAATCGCCTACGTACCTTGGCGGGCCGGGTAGTGGCCGGGGATGCGCTCAGCAAGGATGCAACGTTCGATGAGATGTTCGCGCTACTACACATAGACCATGGCTTTTCTAAAGAGCGTTCGTTCGATATCACCTCCCGTATGTTTCAGGGCGGCGGCTTTCTAAAGGACATCGTATATTTAAAGGGATTGTTGGCATTACGAGAACATCTGTCCGATGGCGGTGCTTTGGAGCCTTTACTTGCCGGAAAATTCGCATTAAAACATCTGGCCACTATAGAAGACCTTACCGAGCGGGGCCTTCTGTATCCCCCGAAATTAAAGCCGCGGTATTTGTTGAGCGAAGCCTGTAACCAGAACCTTTGGAAGTTCAGGGAAAAACTGCCGCTCTACAGGATGGTGTAG
- the rpe gene encoding ribulose-phosphate 3-epimerase has translation MSETKIAPSLLAADFGNLQRDIELVNQSEAAWHHVDIMDGLFVPNISYGMPVVKTMAEHATKPLDVHLMIVDPDRYIKTFAELGATNLTVHYEACTHLHRTLQAIKAEGMKAGVALNPHTNILLLEDVIKDIDVVLVMSVNPGFGGQSFIENTYDKVRALRELITNKKSKALIEIDGGVTSLNAGKLVKAGADVLVAGSFVFKSDDPTATIKELKESANP, from the coding sequence ATGAGCGAAACAAAAATTGCCCCTTCCCTACTCGCTGCCGACTTTGGCAACCTGCAACGAGACATAGAATTGGTCAACCAAAGTGAGGCGGCATGGCACCATGTCGATATTATGGATGGACTTTTCGTACCCAATATTTCATATGGGATGCCCGTGGTAAAGACCATGGCCGAACACGCCACCAAGCCCTTGGACGTGCACCTGATGATCGTCGACCCCGACCGGTACATCAAGACTTTTGCCGAGTTGGGCGCCACCAACCTTACCGTTCATTACGAAGCCTGTACCCACTTGCACCGAACCTTGCAGGCCATCAAGGCGGAAGGGATGAAGGCAGGGGTCGCCCTCAATCCGCACACCAATATTCTGCTATTGGAAGATGTTATTAAAGATATCGATGTCGTATTGGTCATGAGCGTGAATCCCGGTTTTGGAGGGCAGTCGTTTATCGAAAACACCTACGACAAGGTCAGGGCGCTACGAGAACTGATTACGAATAAGAAATCAAAGGCCTTGATAGAAATTGATGGCGGGGTAACGTCGCTGAATGCTGGAAAGCTCGTCAAGGCGGGTGCAGATGTTCTGGTTGCGGGCAGTTTTGTGTTTAAAAGTGACGACCCCACCGCGACCATTAAAGAACTAAAAGAAAGTGCAAACCCATGA
- a CDS encoding YpdA family putative bacillithiol disulfide reductase, producing MKQLDVIIVGGGPIGIACGLEAKKKGLSYVILEKGPIVNSLFHYPVNMQFFSSSEKLEIDGIPFISKEAKPKRNEALEYYRRIVTSNQLNIHLFEKVEDVEKTEDGFTVLSDKETYSCSNVIIATGFYDLPNRLDVPGEDLPKVSHYYNDPHFYASQKLAVVGASNSAIDAALECWRKGSEVSLIIRGPEVGQRVKYWVRPDIINRIEEGSIKAYFNATVREIGQDEILIDTPEGAVSLENDFVLALTGYRPNFAFLKKLGIVLSDDKKRLPQYNPETMETNVKGLYLAGVICGGMETHKWFIENSRIHAKIIMNAILHESPETVEA from the coding sequence ATGAAACAACTTGATGTAATTATAGTTGGTGGAGGGCCGATCGGAATCGCATGTGGACTGGAAGCCAAGAAAAAAGGATTGAGCTATGTCATTTTGGAAAAGGGACCGATCGTGAATTCCCTTTTTCATTATCCGGTGAACATGCAATTTTTTTCCTCCTCGGAAAAGCTTGAAATCGACGGCATTCCTTTTATCAGTAAGGAGGCCAAACCAAAGCGCAACGAGGCCTTGGAATATTACCGGAGGATCGTTACCTCGAACCAATTGAATATCCATCTTTTTGAAAAAGTGGAAGACGTAGAAAAAACGGAAGACGGGTTTACGGTGCTTTCCGACAAAGAAACCTATTCCTGCTCCAATGTTATTATTGCGACCGGATTTTACGATTTACCCAATAGGTTGGACGTACCTGGGGAAGACCTTCCAAAAGTATCGCACTATTACAACGACCCACATTTCTATGCCAGCCAAAAACTGGCGGTGGTAGGAGCCAGCAACTCCGCCATCGATGCGGCGCTGGAATGCTGGCGGAAGGGCTCGGAAGTATCCCTGATCATTCGCGGTCCCGAGGTGGGGCAGCGCGTAAAATACTGGGTTCGGCCCGATATTATCAACCGGATCGAAGAAGGAAGCATCAAGGCCTACTTCAACGCTACGGTACGGGAAATCGGTCAAGACGAAATTCTCATCGACACCCCGGAGGGAGCTGTCAGCCTAGAAAACGATTTTGTACTGGCCCTGACCGGATACCGGCCGAATTTCGCTTTCCTGAAGAAATTGGGCATTGTCCTTTCCGATGACAAAAAGAGGTTGCCGCAATACAATCCCGAAACCATGGAGACCAATGTCAAGGGACTCTATCTCGCCGGTGTCATCTGCGGCGGAATGGAAACCCACAAATGGTTCATCGAAAATTCGCGCATCCACGCCAAAATTATCATGAACGCCATCTTACACGAAAGTCCGGAGACCGTGGAAGCTTGA
- the sbcD gene encoding exonuclease subunit SbcD — translation MKIIHTADWHIGKKLHKHNLIADFDLFIDWLANRIADLEVDLLLVSGDIFDLANPSSEAREQYYRSLLRLRKLDTKIILTGGNHDSPAMLDAPQQLLKELDISVVGGMSDCINDTIIPVKSSSGETELVVAAIPFLRDTDLRTAHTGDTYDDRLAAVRMGIETIFCSAAEQCSKKYPDIPAIAMGHLFATGAETSESERDIQIGNQAAFEANRFGSGFDYVALGHIHKPQRINATIPTYYSGSPIPLSFSEQSDEKRILFLDTEKSFVPQSIPVPSFRSLLKIKGTMSRLSAKLSTLPENNALDTLIEVELHEESYDAEKMFQLDSLISSFDMPGYEIVKHKTYFSIAEKKLGQYETPEKLEDVRPKDVFLKRISEHEYENETKKELLSAFEEILDEVYTEA, via the coding sequence TTGAAAATCATTCATACGGCGGACTGGCATATAGGCAAAAAATTGCACAAGCACAATTTAATCGCCGATTTTGATCTCTTCATCGATTGGTTGGCCAATCGGATAGCGGATCTGGAAGTCGATCTTCTTTTGGTCTCGGGCGATATTTTTGATCTGGCCAACCCTTCATCCGAAGCGAGGGAGCAGTATTATCGGTCGCTTTTAAGACTTAGGAAACTGGATACCAAGATTATCCTTACTGGAGGCAATCACGACTCTCCGGCAATGCTCGACGCCCCGCAGCAACTTTTAAAAGAACTGGATATCTCGGTTGTAGGCGGAATGTCTGACTGTATAAACGATACCATCATTCCCGTAAAGAGCAGTTCCGGCGAAACCGAGCTCGTGGTGGCCGCCATCCCTTTTTTAAGGGATACGGACCTTCGCACCGCCCACACAGGGGATACCTACGACGATCGTTTGGCCGCGGTACGCATGGGCATCGAAACCATTTTTTGCTCGGCGGCCGAACAGTGTTCTAAAAAGTATCCTGACATCCCAGCCATAGCCATGGGCCATCTTTTCGCCACGGGCGCGGAAACATCCGAAAGCGAACGGGACATTCAGATCGGAAACCAGGCCGCCTTTGAAGCGAATCGGTTCGGAAGCGGTTTTGACTACGTGGCCTTGGGCCATATCCATAAACCCCAGCGCATCAACGCCACGATCCCGACCTATTACAGCGGTTCGCCCATCCCCCTATCCTTTAGTGAACAATCCGATGAAAAACGCATCTTGTTCCTCGACACCGAGAAATCGTTCGTACCCCAGAGTATTCCTGTACCATCCTTTAGATCGCTTTTAAAAATAAAGGGCACGATGTCAAGGCTCTCCGCTAAATTATCCACTTTGCCAGAAAACAATGCCCTGGACACCCTGATCGAGGTGGAGCTGCACGAGGAATCGTATGACGCTGAAAAAATGTTCCAGCTCGACAGCCTGATTTCCAGCTTTGATATGCCCGGATATGAAATTGTCAAGCATAAAACGTATTTTTCGATAGCCGAAAAAAAATTGGGACAATACGAAACACCGGAAAAACTGGAAGATGTACGGCCAAAGGACGTCTTTTTGAAAAGAATATCCGAACATGAATACGAGAACGAAACCAAAAAGGAACTGTTATCGGCCTTTGAGGAAATTCTCGACGAGGTGTACACCGAGGCTTAA